A genomic window from Punica granatum isolate Tunisia-2019 chromosome 2, ASM765513v2, whole genome shotgun sequence includes:
- the LOC116196464 gene encoding DNA repair protein XRCC3 homolog, with the protein MRHETLLVRPRLTPKLTTGCPVLDGHLGGGLPCGLITEITAESGSGKTQLCLQLVLSAQLPSSLGGLSAASLFLHSEFPFPSRRLSQLAQALLSTHRSLFTPPYDPLDYIFVHPLHTADHLLDEMQKIESFLENSRTRLPVKLIIIDSIAALFRSEFDNTPLDLKRRSSMFFKISGRLKSIAKKFDLAVVITNQVVDLVGPSEGANGLRVGNLRSLYTSGRQVCAALGLAWANCVNSRIFLSRDEEFITEANESVHGSDESSIHRMRTRRRLHIVFAPHLPYSSCEFVIVREGIRGIER; encoded by the coding sequence ATGAGACACGAAACCCTCCTTGTCCGCCCTCGTCTGACCCCGAAGCTCACCACCGGCTGCCCCGTCCTCGATGGCCACCTCGGCGGCGGCTTACCCTGCGGCCTCATCACCGAAATCACAGCCGAGAGCGGCTCCGGCAAGACCCAGCTCTGCCTCCAGCTCGTCCTCTCGGCCCAGCTCCCGTCCTCCCTCGGCGGCCTCTCCGCCGCCTCCCTCTTCCTCCACTCCGAGTTCCCCTTCCCCTCTCGCCGGCTCAGCCAACTCGCCCAAGCCCTCCTCTCAACTCACCGCAGTCTGTTCACTCCTCCGTACGACCCACTGGACTACATATTCGTCCACCCACTCCACACCGCTGATCATCTGCTTGACGAAATGCAAAAGATAGAGTCTTTCCTGGAAAACTCAAGGACCCGACTGCCCGTTAAGCTCATCATAATCGACTCCATAGCCGCGCTATTTCGGTCGGAATTCGACAACACACCCCTTGACCTCAAGCGGAGGTCATCCATGTTCTTCAAGATTTCGGGGAGATTGAAGTCAATTGCTAAGAAGTTCGATTTAGCGGTTGTCATCACAAACCAAGTGGTGGACTTGGTTGGCCCCAGCGAAGGCGCAAATGGCCTGAGGGTGGGGAACCTGAGGAGCCTTTATACTTCGGGGAGGCAGGTCTGTGCTGCCCTGGGACTTGCCTGGGCAAATTGCGTGAACTCGAGGATATTCCTCTCGAGGGATGAGGAGTTCATCACTGAAGCGAATGAGTCTGTCCACGGGAGTGATGAAAGTTCAATTCACCGAATGAGGACGAGGCGGCGGCTACATATTGTTTTCGCGCCCCATTTACCTTATTCATCGTGCGAATTCGTGATCGTGAGAGAAGGAATTCGGGGCATTGAGAGATGA